The following proteins are encoded in a genomic region of Lactiplantibacillus plantarum:
- a CDS encoding cysteine desulfurase family protein yields the protein MKQVYLDNAATTPMAASVIQTMTDQMTNTFGNASSTHAFGRAAREVLDDSRHVIAQSINAADDDIIFTSGGTESDNTAVMQTAWTRQHLGKHIITTAIEHQAILKSTAFLAEHGFEITYLPVNEQGQISLDDLKAALRPDTILVSIMTGNNEVGSQMPIHEIGELLKDHQAWFHTDAVQAYGLLDIDVQRDHIDMLSTSAHKINGPKFLGFLYRRNGINFPSFVKGGEQEDKRRAGTENIPAIAGFATAVQELTTAEKAHRQAKYREFKQYIVDQLTANGVDFEVNGSLGEHNLQHVLNLWIKGVSTYTMQTNLDLGGVAVSGGSACTAGSLEPSHVLIAMYGEDSPRISESIRLSFGRYTTKADLDQFVTVLTKTTQRLLKKQGA from the coding sequence ATGAAGCAAGTGTACCTAGACAATGCGGCAACGACCCCAATGGCAGCGTCCGTTATTCAGACGATGACGGATCAAATGACGAATACGTTTGGCAATGCTTCAAGCACCCACGCATTCGGTCGGGCCGCCCGTGAAGTTTTAGACGATAGTCGGCACGTGATTGCCCAAAGCATTAACGCAGCTGACGATGACATTATCTTTACCAGTGGTGGTACAGAAAGTGATAATACGGCGGTGATGCAGACCGCGTGGACGCGCCAACATTTAGGCAAGCATATTATTACGACGGCAATCGAACATCAAGCAATTCTTAAATCGACTGCTTTTTTGGCAGAACATGGGTTTGAGATTACTTATTTACCCGTGAATGAACAGGGACAAATTAGTCTGGATGATTTGAAGGCGGCACTACGTCCTGATACGATTCTCGTCTCAATCATGACCGGGAATAATGAAGTTGGTTCACAGATGCCAATCCATGAAATTGGTGAATTGTTAAAGGATCACCAGGCATGGTTCCATACGGATGCAGTGCAGGCCTACGGGTTGTTGGATATTGATGTGCAACGGGATCATATTGACATGTTGTCCACCTCAGCACATAAAATCAATGGGCCTAAATTCTTGGGCTTCTTGTATAGACGCAATGGCATTAACTTTCCTAGCTTTGTCAAGGGTGGCGAACAGGAAGATAAGCGCCGTGCCGGTACTGAAAATATCCCGGCAATCGCGGGCTTTGCCACGGCCGTGCAAGAACTGACGACCGCTGAGAAAGCCCACCGGCAGGCTAAGTATCGTGAGTTCAAGCAATACATCGTTGACCAGTTAACGGCTAACGGAGTTGATTTTGAAGTCAACGGGTCCCTCGGTGAGCATAACTTGCAACACGTTTTGAACTTATGGATCAAAGGGGTATCGACCTATACAATGCAAACTAACCTGGACTTAGGTGGTGTCGCAGTTTCTGGGGGCTCCGCATGTACGGCGGGGAGCCTAGAACCATCACACGTTTTAATTGCAATGTATGGTGAAGACTCTCCCCGGATCAGCGAGTCGATTCGGTTGAGCTTTGGTCGCTATACTACTAAGGCTGATCTGGATCAGTTTGTAACGGTGCTGACGAAGACGACGCAGCGCTTATTAAAAAAGCAGGGGGCGTGA
- the ileS gene encoding isoleucine--tRNA ligase, translated as MRVKETLNLGKTKFKMRGNLPVKEVERQNVWAENKVYEQRQKLNEGKPSFILHDGPPYANGDIHMGHALNKITKDFIVRYKSMNGFRAPYVPGWDTHGLPIEQKLKQAGYDRKKMTDNEFRELCRKYALEQVDRQRDEFKRLGVAGEWDNPYLTLKPEFEAAQVRVFGAFAKRHLIYRGQKPVFWSWSSESALAEAEVEYHDVTSPSAFYGEHVIDGKGVLDDDTYMVVWTTTPWTIPASEGITIDASFDYVVVQPAGENRKFVLAAELLDENAKRFGWEDVQVLKTVKGAELENILCEHPFDNSRHLVTMLGDFVTLDSGTGLVHTAPGYGEDDYRIGKQYDLPIFAPVDDKGFLTAEAGDDFAGVFYDDANKIALDKLKAAGLLLKYMPYEHSYPFDWRTKKPIIFRATPQWFASVGDMRDEILKSMDDVEFFPEWGKKRLYNMIRDRGDWVISRQRVWGVPLPIFYAEDGTAIMDEVTINHVADLFGKYGSNVWFERDAKDLLPDGYTNEHSPNGTFTKETDIMDVWFDSGSSHQGVLAERSYLDYPADLYLEGSDQYRGWFNSSLITSVAVSGHAPYKQVLSQGFTLDNQGRKMSKSLGNTIAPADVIKQMGAEIVRMWVASVDTSSDVRVSMESFKQVADSYKKFRNTVRFMLGNTADFDPKTNRVAYEDLASVDQYMETRLNEFVAETKDHYDHYDFLDIYKKLINFLTVDLSNFYLDIAKDIMYIDAEDSHSRRSMQTVFYDVLVALTKLFTPMLPHTTEEIWPFLKEPEEFAQLAEMPAVQNYANSDELMAQWTRFMDLRSNVLKALEEARDAKLIGKSLEAHLDLYVDDDTQAFLDHLNTNVRQMLMVSALDLHALSDAPADAETFGDTLAIKVGHADGDVCDRCRMVKTDVGSDEAYPMLCARCAAIVRENYPESVTTGLEA; from the coding sequence ATGCGCGTTAAAGAAACGTTAAACCTCGGTAAGACCAAGTTTAAAATGCGTGGAAACTTACCGGTCAAAGAAGTTGAACGGCAAAATGTGTGGGCTGAAAATAAAGTCTACGAACAACGGCAAAAATTGAATGAAGGTAAGCCAAGCTTTATCTTACACGATGGCCCACCATACGCGAATGGTGATATCCATATGGGGCACGCCTTAAATAAGATCACGAAGGATTTCATCGTTCGCTATAAGTCGATGAATGGGTTTCGGGCACCTTACGTTCCTGGTTGGGATACCCATGGGCTACCAATCGAACAGAAGTTAAAGCAAGCCGGTTATGACCGCAAGAAGATGACGGACAATGAATTCCGAGAACTTTGTCGGAAATACGCGTTGGAACAAGTTGATCGTCAACGTGATGAGTTTAAGCGCTTAGGCGTTGCTGGTGAATGGGACAACCCATACTTAACGTTAAAGCCAGAATTTGAAGCGGCTCAAGTGCGGGTCTTTGGTGCGTTTGCTAAACGTCACTTGATCTACCGGGGCCAAAAGCCTGTCTTCTGGTCATGGTCTTCTGAATCGGCTTTGGCAGAAGCTGAAGTGGAATATCATGATGTGACATCGCCATCCGCCTTCTACGGTGAACATGTCATTGATGGTAAGGGTGTCTTAGATGATGATACCTATATGGTTGTTTGGACAACAACTCCTTGGACGATTCCAGCTTCAGAAGGAATCACAATCGATGCAAGTTTTGATTACGTCGTTGTGCAACCGGCTGGTGAAAATCGTAAGTTTGTGCTCGCGGCTGAATTGTTGGACGAAAATGCCAAACGATTTGGTTGGGAAGATGTTCAAGTGCTTAAAACGGTCAAGGGTGCGGAACTCGAAAACATTTTGTGCGAACATCCTTTTGACAACAGTCGGCATTTAGTAACGATGTTAGGTGATTTTGTCACACTTGATTCTGGGACTGGGCTAGTGCATACTGCGCCTGGTTATGGGGAAGATGACTACCGGATCGGTAAGCAATACGACCTGCCAATCTTTGCTCCCGTAGATGACAAAGGGTTCTTAACGGCTGAAGCTGGTGATGATTTTGCGGGGGTCTTCTACGATGACGCTAACAAGATCGCACTGGACAAGTTGAAGGCCGCTGGGTTATTACTGAAATATATGCCATACGAACACAGCTATCCATTTGACTGGCGGACTAAGAAGCCGATTATCTTCCGGGCAACGCCACAGTGGTTTGCTTCCGTTGGTGATATGCGTGATGAAATCCTTAAGTCGATGGATGACGTTGAATTCTTCCCAGAGTGGGGTAAAAAGCGTCTTTACAACATGATTCGTGACCGTGGTGACTGGGTCATTTCACGGCAACGAGTTTGGGGTGTACCTCTTCCAATCTTCTATGCTGAAGATGGCACTGCCATCATGGACGAAGTGACGATTAACCACGTAGCTGATTTATTTGGCAAGTATGGTTCGAATGTTTGGTTCGAACGCGACGCTAAGGATCTATTGCCAGATGGCTATACCAATGAACATTCACCAAACGGTACCTTTACTAAGGAAACCGATATTATGGATGTTTGGTTCGACTCTGGTTCATCACACCAGGGTGTCCTGGCAGAGCGCTCATACCTCGACTATCCAGCCGACTTATACCTTGAAGGTTCTGACCAATATCGTGGTTGGTTCAACTCAAGCTTGATTACGAGTGTGGCTGTTTCTGGACATGCCCCATACAAGCAAGTCTTGTCACAAGGTTTCACGTTGGATAATCAAGGTCGTAAGATGAGTAAGTCACTGGGCAACACGATTGCGCCAGCTGATGTTATTAAGCAGATGGGTGCTGAAATCGTTCGGATGTGGGTCGCTTCAGTGGATACCAGTTCCGACGTTCGGGTCTCAATGGAAAGCTTTAAGCAAGTAGCCGATTCCTACAAGAAGTTCCGGAATACGGTACGCTTCATGTTAGGCAACACCGCAGACTTTGATCCGAAGACCAACCGCGTGGCTTATGAAGATTTAGCAAGTGTGGACCAGTACATGGAAACACGGTTGAACGAATTCGTAGCTGAGACGAAGGACCATTACGATCATTATGATTTCTTGGATATCTACAAGAAGTTGATCAACTTCTTGACGGTTGATTTATCAAACTTCTATCTCGATATTGCCAAGGATATTATGTACATTGATGCCGAGGATAGCCATTCACGGCGGTCGATGCAAACGGTCTTCTACGATGTTTTGGTTGCCTTGACGAAGCTCTTCACACCAATGCTGCCACACACGACTGAAGAAATTTGGCCATTCTTGAAGGAACCAGAAGAATTTGCGCAATTAGCTGAGATGCCAGCTGTTCAAAATTATGCGAACAGCGACGAGTTGATGGCTCAATGGACGCGGTTCATGGATCTTCGGAGTAACGTCTTAAAGGCGTTGGAAGAAGCCCGGGATGCTAAGTTGATTGGTAAATCCTTGGAAGCACACTTGGATTTGTATGTTGATGATGATACGCAAGCCTTCTTAGATCATTTGAACACCAATGTTCGGCAGATGTTGATGGTTTCAGCATTAGATCTACACGCGTTAAGTGACGCGCCTGCAGACGCAGAAACATTTGGTGACACGTTAGCCATCAAGGTTGGCCATGCTGACGGTGACGTTTGTGATCGTTGCCGAATGGTTAAGACCGATGTTGGCAGTGACGAGGCTTATCCGATGTTATGTGCACGGTGCGCCGCAATCGTTCGTGAAAACTACCCTGAATCAGTAACAACTGGTTTGGAAGCTTAA
- the dapF gene encoding diaminopimelate epimerase, translating into MAVKMIKVHGSGNDFYLLDQTQFQAPLSDADLKQLAINICKRDGAGLYDGADGVLVVDKSEHPQVLGRMRVINADGTEASMCGNGLRTVARYLGTQNSQEDFRVQTMYADLKVQAVADFAAHVPAYSVEISPVTFDAQTLGMHANNDATTIINEKIPALSADLKFSAVAVPNPHLIAFVDHDTLVGPELGRIGEWMNDGKNQIFPDGVNVSFVEVLGPNSIFVRTFERGVGFTNACGTAMSASSLMYVLLHQESTDFNQEIHVTNPGGMVKTVVHQGADEEYWMELIGNATFVRIVTLPLEDALQGDYSPATATETGEQVAYEDFVANLAKA; encoded by the coding sequence ATGGCTGTGAAAATGATCAAGGTACACGGTTCTGGTAACGATTTTTATTTATTGGATCAAACACAATTTCAAGCACCGTTATCGGATGCGGATTTGAAGCAATTGGCAATTAACATTTGTAAACGTGACGGCGCAGGTTTGTACGATGGCGCTGATGGCGTGTTGGTTGTTGATAAATCAGAACATCCACAAGTACTTGGTCGGATGCGGGTCATTAATGCGGACGGGACGGAAGCTAGCATGTGCGGTAATGGGCTACGGACCGTTGCTCGTTATTTGGGCACGCAAAATAGTCAGGAAGACTTCCGGGTTCAGACGATGTATGCGGACTTAAAGGTGCAGGCCGTTGCTGATTTTGCGGCCCACGTCCCAGCTTACAGTGTTGAAATTTCACCCGTAACTTTCGACGCGCAGACACTTGGCATGCATGCGAATAACGATGCGACGACAATTATTAATGAAAAGATTCCAGCGCTGTCTGCTGACTTGAAATTCTCAGCTGTGGCGGTGCCTAATCCGCATTTGATTGCGTTCGTTGACCATGATACGTTGGTTGGCCCCGAATTAGGACGTATCGGTGAATGGATGAATGATGGTAAAAACCAAATTTTCCCTGATGGCGTCAACGTTAGTTTTGTGGAAGTCTTAGGACCAAATTCAATTTTTGTACGCACGTTTGAACGCGGGGTTGGTTTTACCAATGCTTGTGGGACTGCGATGTCGGCTTCCTCATTGATGTACGTGTTATTACACCAAGAAAGTACCGATTTTAATCAAGAAATCCACGTCACCAATCCTGGTGGGATGGTCAAAACCGTTGTTCACCAAGGTGCCGATGAAGAATACTGGATGGAATTGATCGGTAACGCGACGTTCGTCCGGATCGTGACTTTGCCATTAGAAGATGCGCTTCAGGGCGACTACAGCCCAGCTACCGCAACGGAAACTGGTGAGCAGGTTGCTTATGAAGATTTCGTCGCTAACCTTGCAAAGGCCTAA
- a CDS encoding TrkH family potassium uptake protein: MIMRQLAHFKFFDTLSKKMVAGFIILILIGTVLLSLPWATPANVHTSLIDVLFTSASATCITGLTVVNTAAHWTTFGQLVILVLSEVGALGYMTFAVLLFNIMRRQIGLSTQLMVKASLNLERLSDTKSVMKYVVGLSLLFQLGGLGLLAIDFVPRFGWRHGLYVSLYHAVMSFCNAGFDVFGDSLQGFRNDPYVLTVTMILIIAGGLGFLVWRDVLLYHTRKRLTLNSKLTLLTTFSLFVIGFVLLLITERDLELLPTGMSWVNRTINTLFLSVTPRTAGLITMPTQGLQAGSLLVIMILMFVGGTPGSTAGGIKTTTFGVLMFQSIAQLRGRRDVEFSHRRFSQENINRALMLIFLASIVLTVATLILTQTEKIPKGFGLEYVLFEVLSAFGTVGLSLGLTPNLTLIGKIVIMMLMFIGRVGIFTSLYALSRRQARVNLIRYPAENILIG, from the coding sequence ATGATTATGAGACAATTAGCACATTTTAAATTTTTTGATACGCTATCTAAGAAAATGGTAGCCGGTTTTATTATCTTAATTCTGATTGGGACAGTCTTACTGAGCCTCCCATGGGCGACGCCAGCAAACGTGCACACGTCGTTGATCGATGTGTTGTTTACGTCGGCATCAGCGACATGTATTACTGGGCTGACCGTCGTCAATACTGCTGCGCACTGGACAACGTTTGGTCAATTGGTGATTCTGGTACTTTCGGAGGTCGGTGCGCTGGGCTACATGACCTTTGCGGTACTCCTCTTTAATATTATGCGTCGTCAGATCGGTCTCTCTACGCAGTTGATGGTCAAGGCCTCCCTGAATTTGGAACGATTGAGTGATACTAAAAGCGTTATGAAGTATGTCGTGGGTTTGTCACTGCTCTTTCAGCTAGGCGGTCTTGGGTTGCTCGCAATTGATTTTGTACCTCGATTTGGTTGGCGTCACGGATTGTATGTGTCACTATACCATGCGGTTATGTCATTTTGTAATGCCGGTTTTGATGTGTTTGGCGATAGTCTGCAAGGCTTTCGTAATGATCCATACGTCTTGACGGTCACGATGATCCTAATTATTGCGGGTGGCCTTGGATTTTTAGTTTGGCGTGACGTGCTGCTGTACCATACGCGTAAGCGACTGACTTTAAATTCCAAACTGACCTTACTCACAACTTTCAGTTTATTTGTCATCGGTTTTGTCTTGTTGTTGATCACTGAACGTGACTTGGAACTGTTGCCAACCGGAATGTCGTGGGTCAACCGAACGATCAATACGCTGTTTTTAAGTGTTACCCCCCGGACAGCGGGTTTAATTACAATGCCTACTCAAGGATTGCAAGCGGGGAGTTTATTGGTCATTATGATTCTGATGTTCGTTGGTGGGACGCCTGGATCGACTGCGGGTGGGATCAAGACGACAACGTTTGGCGTTTTGATGTTCCAAAGTATTGCCCAGCTACGTGGTCGCCGTGATGTTGAGTTTAGTCATCGTCGTTTTAGTCAGGAGAATATCAATCGGGCGCTAATGCTGATTTTCTTGGCTAGTATTGTGCTGACAGTGGCAACACTGATCTTAACGCAGACTGAAAAAATTCCGAAGGGCTTCGGGTTGGAATACGTTTTGTTTGAAGTGTTATCAGCATTTGGAACCGTCGGACTCAGTTTGGGATTGACGCCCAATCTGACTTTGATTGGGAAGATTGTAATCATGATGCTAATGTTTATTGGCCGGGTGGGGATCTTCACGTCACTCTACGCGCTTTCCAGACGTCAAGCTAGGGTGAACTTGATCCGTTATCCGGCAGAAAATATTTTGATTGGTTAG
- a CDS encoding DUF1831 domain-containing protein — translation MAYTTTVKLDGDTKTYTLSPTVKKYTLMDLGFVKGRSGAFSFERSLDPTSPYQAAFKLKMTVNADLTGFKMTTVTGNGVQRANIFKNDAHPEAVEQLRYILANFIERDVLTTD, via the coding sequence ATGGCATACACAACAACGGTTAAACTAGATGGGGATACTAAGACGTATACGCTGAGTCCAACGGTCAAGAAATACACGTTGATGGATTTGGGTTTTGTGAAGGGTCGCTCGGGCGCGTTTAGTTTTGAACGTTCCTTGGATCCCACTTCACCCTATCAAGCGGCTTTCAAGCTGAAGATGACAGTCAATGCGGATTTGACTGGGTTTAAGATGACGACGGTAACGGGCAATGGTGTCCAACGGGCAAATATTTTCAAAAATGACGCCCATCCGGAAGCTGTTGAACAATTACGGTATATTTTAGCTAACTTTATTGAACGGGATGTCCTCACGACGGACTAA
- a CDS encoding YlmH family RNA-binding protein, which produces MNDNLKQHFRDSEAPFIEQVTGWLRQVADQYRPILTAFLNPRQIYIAQTLVNQLDDVRMRASGGFEGAELQRILFYPVYYEPEVADFQITLFNIVYPVKFATLKHGQILGTLANAGVERDVFGDIVTDGTTWQFVCETEMASYFEEQIDRFGKTKVHLTAVPLSAVITPEDDWEAVTTTVSSLRADSIIKAAFNLSRHHAKELIEGAKVRLNWADLPKADYELALLDMLSVNHYGRVRLAEISGETKKARLRITLNIIHSK; this is translated from the coding sequence GTGAATGATAACTTAAAACAACATTTTCGCGATAGTGAAGCCCCATTTATTGAACAGGTCACTGGTTGGCTACGGCAAGTAGCTGATCAGTACCGACCAATCTTAACTGCGTTTTTGAACCCGCGACAAATCTACATTGCGCAAACGCTGGTCAACCAGTTAGACGACGTGCGGATGCGGGCATCCGGTGGCTTTGAAGGTGCTGAGTTACAACGGATCTTATTTTACCCGGTGTATTACGAACCTGAAGTGGCCGATTTTCAAATCACACTGTTTAACATTGTTTATCCCGTGAAGTTTGCCACCTTAAAGCATGGTCAAATTCTGGGGACGCTTGCCAATGCCGGCGTCGAGCGTGATGTCTTTGGTGACATCGTGACTGACGGAACGACATGGCAGTTTGTGTGCGAAACCGAGATGGCCAGCTATTTCGAGGAGCAAATCGACCGTTTTGGTAAGACGAAAGTCCACTTAACAGCGGTACCATTGTCGGCGGTGATCACACCGGAAGACGACTGGGAGGCAGTTACTACGACGGTTAGTTCATTACGTGCGGATAGTATCATTAAGGCGGCGTTCAACTTGTCGCGGCATCACGCCAAGGAATTGATCGAAGGTGCTAAGGTTCGGCTGAATTGGGCTGACTTACCGAAAGCTGATTACGAGTTAGCATTGTTAGATATGCTGAGTGTGAACCATTACGGTCGTGTCCGACTTGCCGAAATTAGCGGTGAGACCAAAAAAGCGCGGCTGCGAATAACATTAAATATTATTCATAGTAAATAG
- the mnmA gene encoding tRNA 2-thiouridine(34) synthase MnmA, with amino-acid sequence MTDHSNTRVVVGMSGGVDSSVVALLLKQQGYDVVGVFMKNWDDTDENGVCTATEDYKDVAKVADKIGIPYYSINFEKEYWDRVFTYFLDEYKKGRTPNPDVICNKEIKFKAFLDYAMDLGADYIATGHYARLQHDEDGTMHLLRGVDSNKDQTYFLSQLDSKTLQKVMFPLGEMVKPDVRKLALNAGLATAKKKDSVGICFIGEKNFKEFLGHYLPATPGKMMTFDGQVKGEHAGLMYYTIGQRRGLGIGGDGEDNEPWFVVGKDLKKNILYVGKGYHNPHLYATHLKASDLHFVTDEDLGNDFHVTAKFRYRQKDSGVTVHFNDDHTEVTVTFDDPVRAITPGQAVVFYNGEECLGSGMIDAAYNDERVLQYV; translated from the coding sequence ATGACTGATCACAGTAACACGCGTGTCGTTGTCGGCATGAGTGGTGGTGTTGATTCATCCGTAGTGGCGTTGCTCTTGAAGCAGCAAGGTTATGACGTGGTGGGCGTGTTTATGAAGAATTGGGACGATACGGACGAAAATGGTGTCTGTACCGCGACCGAAGATTATAAAGATGTTGCCAAAGTGGCAGATAAAATTGGGATTCCTTATTACTCGATTAACTTCGAGAAGGAATATTGGGACCGGGTCTTCACGTACTTCTTAGACGAATACAAGAAGGGACGCACACCGAACCCCGATGTTATCTGCAACAAAGAAATTAAGTTTAAGGCGTTTTTAGATTACGCGATGGATTTAGGGGCGGATTACATTGCCACTGGTCATTACGCGCGGTTACAACATGATGAAGATGGCACGATGCACCTTTTGCGTGGTGTTGACAGCAACAAGGACCAAACTTATTTCTTAAGTCAGCTGGATTCGAAGACCTTACAAAAGGTGATGTTCCCACTTGGCGAAATGGTGAAGCCTGACGTTCGTAAGCTTGCTTTAAACGCGGGCTTGGCAACAGCTAAGAAGAAGGACTCCGTTGGGATCTGCTTCATTGGCGAAAAGAACTTCAAGGAATTCCTAGGCCATTACTTACCAGCAACACCAGGTAAGATGATGACTTTCGATGGTCAAGTAAAGGGTGAGCACGCCGGGCTGATGTATTACACGATTGGCCAGCGCCGCGGACTTGGTATCGGTGGTGATGGTGAGGATAACGAGCCATGGTTTGTGGTCGGTAAAGATCTGAAGAAAAATATTCTGTATGTTGGCAAGGGCTACCATAATCCGCACCTGTACGCAACCCACTTAAAGGCGTCCGACTTACACTTTGTGACTGATGAAGACTTAGGTAATGACTTCCACGTGACGGCAAAGTTCCGTTACCGGCAAAAAGATTCTGGTGTGACGGTGCATTTTAATGATGACCACACGGAAGTTACCGTGACTTTTGATGATCCAGTTCGGGCGATTACTCCTGGACAGGCCGTTGTCTTCTACAACGGTGAGGAATGCTTAGGTTCCGGTATGATTGACGCTGCTTATAATGATGAGCGCGTCTTACAGTATGTTTAG
- a CDS encoding DivIVA domain-containing protein gives MVLSPDDIHNKEFSTKLRGYNIDEVNDFLEQIIKDYQITLKQNKDLQERLDSSEGKLKYFNELKDSLNQSILVAQEAADKVKTNSKKEADIITREAQKQASDIVSEATDKSNQMIDEASQKAKRLSVETDDLKKQTRVFRQRLQVMLESQLEVVKSKDWDQLLSETNTADYAEIQHVLKEDNLDNSGDASVNSEATVEITEATSGETPVADGGDQVQQQTVVIFPDDDSTNN, from the coding sequence ATGGTGTTAAGTCCTGATGACATTCATAACAAAGAGTTTTCAACGAAACTGCGTGGTTACAATATTGATGAGGTTAATGATTTTCTAGAACAAATTATCAAAGATTATCAAATTACCTTGAAGCAAAATAAAGACCTCCAAGAACGGTTGGACTCGAGTGAAGGTAAGTTGAAGTATTTCAATGAATTGAAAGATTCCTTGAATCAATCTATCTTGGTGGCTCAAGAAGCTGCTGATAAAGTGAAGACGAACTCTAAGAAGGAAGCCGACATTATCACCCGCGAAGCTCAGAAACAAGCGTCTGACATTGTGAGTGAAGCAACCGACAAGTCAAACCAAATGATCGACGAAGCTTCTCAAAAGGCCAAACGATTATCCGTTGAAACTGATGATTTGAAGAAACAAACGCGGGTCTTCCGGCAACGCTTGCAAGTGATGTTAGAATCGCAGTTAGAAGTGGTTAAGAGCAAGGATTGGGATCAACTACTTAGCGAAACGAATACGGCTGATTATGCTGAAATTCAACACGTTTTAAAGGAAGATAACCTTGACAACTCGGGGGATGCGAGCGTAAACTCAGAAGCAACCGTTGAAATTACGGAAGCAACGAGTGGTGAGACCCCCGTTGCGGACGGTGGCGATCAAGTCCAACAACAGACGGTGGTTATTTTCCCTGATGATGACAGCACTAATAATTAA
- a CDS encoding NUDIX hydrolase produces the protein MTFEERVQSRQLVYQGGLVQVERQEVTLPDQTTATREIVRHQPAVAMLMITAQHKMIVEQQWRAATGGLTVEIPAGKVESGETMDQAAVRELNEETRLTAQHLEAVAQFYTSPGFTDELMKLYVATGLSAVATAFPQDPDEQIRLIKLDLATAVSQVQTGQIQDAKTVMAIWYWQSHPELGVEA, from the coding sequence ATGACATTTGAGGAACGGGTTCAGAGTCGTCAGTTGGTTTATCAAGGCGGGTTGGTACAGGTCGAACGACAAGAAGTCACTTTACCAGATCAAACGACGGCAACACGTGAAATTGTGCGACACCAGCCGGCCGTCGCGATGCTGATGATTACCGCGCAACATAAAATGATTGTTGAACAACAGTGGCGCGCTGCAACCGGTGGGCTGACCGTCGAGATTCCGGCTGGTAAGGTCGAATCCGGTGAGACCATGGACCAGGCGGCCGTCCGCGAATTAAATGAGGAAACCCGATTGACAGCTCAGCACTTAGAAGCAGTCGCCCAATTCTACACGTCACCCGGGTTTACGGACGAACTAATGAAGTTGTACGTTGCTACCGGTCTGAGTGCGGTTGCAACGGCATTCCCACAAGACCCTGACGAACAAATTAGGCTCATCAAGCTGGACCTCGCGACGGCTGTCAGTCAAGTTCAGACTGGTCAGATTCAGGATGCCAAAACCGTAATGGCGATTTGGTACTGGCAAAGTCACCCTGAGTTAGGAGTTGAAGCATAG
- a CDS encoding 5'-methylthioadenosine/adenosylhomocysteine nucleosidase gives MKFGIICAMEEELKTLRDALQDEKIVNIKDITFYDGTIDQQEVVLVQSGIGKVQAGMTTALMITNFDVDVVINSGSAGGIGAGLHVGDVVVAKATAYHDVDATAFDYEYGQLPQQPLYYETDANWVKQIMAAAKATGLNAKTGLIVSGDQFIAGKAATDKILAHFPEALSSEMEGAAIGQACHQFQTPYVVIRAMSDVGDENAGVSFDEFILEAGKQSAAMLLALFAAQN, from the coding sequence ATGAAATTTGGAATTATTTGTGCGATGGAAGAAGAACTTAAAACGTTACGGGATGCTTTGCAAGACGAAAAGATCGTTAATATTAAGGATATTACGTTCTATGATGGGACAATTGATCAGCAGGAAGTTGTCTTAGTGCAATCAGGCATTGGTAAAGTGCAAGCTGGTATGACTACGGCTTTAATGATTACTAACTTTGATGTGGACGTTGTCATCAACTCTGGTTCTGCAGGTGGGATTGGCGCTGGTTTGCATGTCGGTGACGTTGTCGTAGCTAAGGCAACTGCTTATCACGATGTTGATGCGACGGCCTTTGACTACGAATATGGCCAATTACCACAACAGCCACTATACTACGAAACGGATGCCAATTGGGTAAAGCAAATCATGGCGGCGGCCAAGGCAACCGGTTTGAATGCCAAGACTGGACTGATTGTTTCCGGTGACCAATTTATCGCAGGTAAGGCGGCTACCGATAAGATTTTAGCACACTTTCCAGAAGCACTATCTAGTGAAATGGAGGGCGCCGCAATTGGTCAAGCTTGTCACCAGTTCCAGACGCCATATGTGGTGATTCGCGCGATGTCCGATGTCGGTGATGAAAATGCCGGTGTTAGTTTTGACGAATTTATCCTGGAAGCGGGTAAGCAGTCCGCAGCGATGTTACTTGCATTATTTGCGGCGCAAAATTAG